The Carcharodon carcharias isolate sCarCar2 chromosome 15, sCarCar2.pri, whole genome shotgun sequence genome includes a window with the following:
- the spen gene encoding msx2-interacting protein isoform X8, with product MVRETRHLWVGNLPENVREDKIIEHFKRYGRVESVKILPKRGSEGGVAAFVDFVDIKSAQKAHNSVNKMGDRDLRTDYNEPGTIPSAARGLDDTVPIGTRTREVSGFRGGGGGPTYGPPPSLHGREGRYERRLDGSDSSSSSSDESPARSVQSAAVPAPPVQLPTPVEKDEPRKSYGIKVQNLPVRSTDTSLKDGLFHEFKKYGKVTSVQIHGASEERYGLVFFRQQEDQEKAMNASKGKLFFGMQIEVTAWTGPGPLAETESENEFRPLDDRIDEFHPKATRTLFIGNLEKTTTYGDLRNIFERFGEIVDIDIKKVNGVPQYAFLQYCDIASVCKAIKKMDGEYLGNNRLKVRKEKYSHLLIRNIHLSGIHSEILLGFGKSMPTNCVWLDGLSSNITEQYLSRHFCRYGPVLKIVLDRQKGMALVLYDEIECAQTAVQETKGRKIGGNRIKVDFANRESQLAFYRSMEVSGQDIRDLYEIFAERREDRRGSYHEYTADRAYFDAVRGPAAVFPEDPRRDYRARSRDFYAEWDPYQGDYYDPRYYEDPREYRDYRDPYEQDIREYSYRQRERERERERYESDRERDHERRTCERSQSPTHSRRAQSCSASPAQSERHQSDSMDSERRIYSRSSDRSGSCSSLSPPRYDKADKADKIRPDRYDKNEKEKDRLFEPERADKRTQRKDKTEKLERTKKFEKSEVDKLDKKDKIEKLKIRKVKPPSPSSLSSETDHEVDRDLSTDGLKSKMKQGKEKAEKEGTSKNRLDLIPCVVLTRVKEREAKVIEPLVVEKARGKPENDTVKSPSAEQNKVQLTRLDQTKTELLKLEPTRPKMPKEKPLASQIEVVDKEVKIKHKKNLKPEPCPEAPNAMDIDKLEARKRRFADPTLRTDRQKLEVKRGSQEEEELRLGLRKQPELAAWRELPTVGKEGDLDRRPVRKELLKREHRKVKQEKLISAFSPREGQESASVSVGIGLRPSIEAQSRLSEQSEEPVEILEIGLKKLNTAKPPNKGVVPPLPPHLDEMPGEGEIKREERKRKYSGTSEDINDHKSTHEKLQTIDADEKVGIDIDYTQSYRKQMEQNRRLKQQQEMEMAKSEKYNSPRKENADEFERRSLVHEVGKPPQDVTDDSPPVKRRKTDQFDFEISMKRERNYRSSRQLSEDSEKTVLSPGFRHILSYQDEDDNNDSPHQTLLPKEPKDSPKLDSTFQVPVREEPLKCNAYEPNKREQILDLARFKITSQSSEEETPRWETRLKLDASRPDVSFPSSIIKRDGIRKRSVRELEPGEVPSDSDEDNEHKSHSPKASTSFESSRLPLFLRNREDRLSDLKLSSSLERNKFYSFALDKTITPDTKALLERAKSLSSSREENWSFLDRDSRFASFRKDKDKEKVESAPRPIPSWYMKKKKIRTDSEGKIDEKKEDHKEDEQERQELFASRFLHSSIFEQDSKRLQHLERKEDDLDVISGRLFGRQGSVDGSSNTLDFIQEPVVLFHSRFIELTRMQQKEKEKDQKPKELERREIEKEVQPKTPEPVSELKESDLKNTLPLLRTIVPPPPPPITNFQAVLPEQQETVQNKTANDALVVESVIFSSGENRTESAPVADAPKSVIVNVSPCEEMEPVANKQLDANVTSDLVATEQEPMVREHPSYLDTKPPTPGGADLQEICTNAEPEVLEINANSSKPIPKEVVPEEHKDEKSPPISAELDINQKEEHSEIHPQISDNEIDTEPSVVLKEKRTSKSKRTKTPLQAITTIIEKPVTRKSERIDREKLKRSSSPRGDVQKLQEQKLDVEKVSKNTAKSPSSAPESETSEPSLPLGRTRRRNVRSVYATVDDGPSLIKDSTDTLRSTRKRAEKEIQESPNVQTPPRRGRPPKSRRRPGEEVPCFKPDQVKQEVEETETKDSTESTKPVEGWKSPRSQKAAPSHSSAAPSSHIGKKGVKTEPRTAEVCAERTDDVAEPLVEQSSTSENIIKTLPEGNEIVNDQKPDKNDGTLEKCPSTNSPGEMVEKRSLEKGSKSKCGRGRNAKASEEKMCLRNLEIRLSSEEVKGVLQSNDGEVTGTTKKDPLKNESQSPKLIKEEARDPFSEPPKSPEKEIAKLECSPEAVQRAKQIELERAVENIAKLTEIPTVHPYKETTDEPEVRPEEEVEKPAHQASETELAAAIDSIIADESAEPDSFPSAPRYPAEQTEAGISEDQIVLPTPPDTLQPETDQAIVNILEPTTDVGASGRVLAKTPSSNRLVSKIPASGRSVSKAPVSGRSISKSPASAESMVTEGPSSVESVVSEVASSADITSKAPTSANNVVSETSTPVDSTSTDSVISKVPVPLESMISKVPVSTESVISKAPVSIESVISKAPVSVESVISKAPVSAESVISKVPIPTESIVSETPISTGGDVSPALSSDSLVSKALAVDSQSAVSISSVSRSALLTTVAEAKDADVCLQQPGNISQKTESLPLPEPTEVLRTPGRRGRSKPRITRRNRRGSTSRRGELADGNSSEPEPVPVSTDLKQNSVTAETILEKCTKKSVVEPLCVSKNDTDNLTRLEEGKPGGMKTSESDKDSTTEAISPQDSLHSSACNEGNKSPSYFKLKQHSGEYPPEAQPKQSMSRVAINTFPTTTTAKISVTPAPVLGSTHISPGAVPDWMSRHEASRACSTPPPAAPPPDTKASDLDTNSSTLRKILMEPKYVSATGVPTTFVTTAINEPLTSVRTEEAFPSGEVNKLVLDEKPVVPPSSTGGQQMAEMPTFNEKEKHVSSLILPKVTSVISRMPPSADQEEITKVTTNSRGPANLPSQSPSLPTVSLTKQKYRSNLTENSRYKLGTVAFIGDESRPVDNITLNQGSSPRLRVNTSEGVVVLSYSGQKTEGPQRITAPISQIPPASAVDIEFQQSVSKSQAKPEPVSQSQPVTKGSQTPSGYSNVIGTHSSSILAGHGGSQPYNTSPVISSVKQEHQILEKSESAIHSGTLAASQPGAVKIVYNLLPNIVSTNKKGGEPVVPKIEAVKVTQQSTLSPGISPHHAAMPSKMQSDTNHISSGRGTPTERGLPLPVSIKQEPHSPRTSVHSPSPFPKVCQPSSTSTASQSMNANMVLNAGLTMTQFVPNVHLPEQSVIMPPHSVTQTQVVSLGHLSQGEVRMNAPSVPGIPYGIRPDTHHPSPRAVLQPQMELRSQRSNTPQSTVIRDLCMPQISNQHQPDEDILHYHGLRRGSGPLQPDVLVMQPDYRIHPGGLRLDQYNVPQEMLLRDVRMMYPPMTAVGDVHNEGRQARTPDGSVKTPPASKTPQPAKEAPKTSEVKMAKSPHSEARLINVPPGMPMSQSVMVSHGVQLVHQVPSSFHDYPRVYQELRNFHPSHLGHPQFGGINLPSRSMTPQGISEGEHVHPGQRSKTPQISQDTKGSAAPEHPHHVSITRLPGQMELHSPHLQHLQRERVQPEANPTSYPSPTGVSMPIKHELSSPHQPPTPKQPSFISTQSSTPGAAPPPVMSRPDPQTTGKQEPQPPSGSQRPVDMVQLLTKYPIVWQGLLALKNDTAAVQLHFVSGNNVLAHRSLPAPEGGPPLRIAQRMRLEATQLEGVARRMTVETDYCLLLALPCGRDQEDVVSQTESLKAGFISYLQLKQAAGIINVPNPGSNQPAYVLQIFPPCEFSESHLSRLAPDLLASISNISPHLMIVIASV from the exons GATATTGACATCAAGAAGGTAAATGGGGTTCCTCAGTACGCCTTCCTACAGTACTGTGACATTGCAAGTGTCTGCAAAGCCATCAAGAAAATGGACGGAGAGTACTTAGGAAATAATCGGCTCAAGGTCAGGAAGGAGAAATACAGTCATTTGCTTATCAGGAATATTCACTTATCAGGAATTCACAGTGAAATATTA ctGGGATTTGGAAAGAGCATGCCAACTAACTGTGTATGGCTAGATGGTCTGTCTTCAAACATTACTGAACAATACTTATCCAGACATTTCTGTCGTTATGGACCAGTGCTCAAG ATTGTGTTGGATCGTCAGAAAGGAATGGCTCTGGTGTTGTACGATGAAATTGAATGCGCACAAACAGCGGTGCAGGAGACCAAGGGCAGGAAGATTGGAGGAAATAGAATAAAG GTGGATTTTGCAAATCGTGAGAGTCAGCTGGCATTTTATCGTTCTATGGAAGTCTCTGGGCAGGACATCAGAGATTTATATGAAATCTTTGCTGAGAGAAG GGAGGATCGGAGGGGATCATATCACGAGTACACTGCAGATCGTGCTTACTTTGATGCGGTTAGAGGACcagctgctgtatttcctgaagACCCTCGTAGGGACTACCGTGCAAGAAGTAGAGATTTTTATGCTGAGTGGGATCCTTACCAAGGTGATTATTATGATCCTCGGTATTATGAAGATCCACGGGAATATAGAGACTATAGAGATCCATATGAACAGGACATAAGGGAGTACAGTTACAGACagcgagaaagggaaagagaaagagagcgttATGAATCTGATAGAGAACGAGATCATGAAAGGCGAACTTGTGAACGAAGCCAAAGCCCAACGCACTCAAGAAGAGCTCAGAGTTGCAGTGCATCACCAGCACAGTCTGAGAggcatcagagtgacagcatggACTCTGAACGCAGGATATACAGTCGGTCCTCAGACCGTAGTGGTAGCTGCAGCTCACTGTCACCTCCACGATACGATAAAGCTGATAAAGCAGACAAAATCCGACCAGACCGTTATGACAAAAATGAAAAGGAGAAAGATCGGCTGTTTGAACCTGAAAGAGCTGACAAACGGACCCAACGAAAAGACAAGACAGAAAAACTGGAAAGAACAAAAAAATTTGAAAAATCTGAAGTGGACAAACTGGATAAGAAAGACAAAATTGAAAAGCTGAAAATAAGGAAGGTGAAACCTCCATCTCCAAGTTCCCTGTCTTCTGAAACAGACCATGAAGTAGATAGGGATCTCAGCACTGATGGACTAAAGAGTAAAATGAAACAAGGGAAagaaaaagcagaaaaagaaGGAACTTCAAAAAATCGTTTGGATTTAATTCCTTGCGTGGTATTAACTcgtgtaaaggagagagaggcaaaagtgatcGAGCCCTTGGTTGTAGAGAAAGCAAGAGGAAAGCCAGAGAATGACACTGTCAAATCTCCGTCTGCAGAACAGAATAAAGTACAGTTAACTAGACTCGACCAGACAAAAACAGAGCTATTAAAATTGGAACCTACCAGGCCAAAAATGCCAAAAGAGAAACCACTTGCCAGCCAAATAGAAGTTGTGGATAAGGAAGTGAAAATCAAGCATAAAAAGAACCTCAAACCAGAACCATGCCCTGAAGCACCAAATGCAATGGATATCGACAAACTGGAGGCTAGGAAGAGGCGTTTTGCAGACCCAACTTTAAGAACGGACAGGCAGAAATTAGAGGTTAAGCGAGGCAGTCAAGAGGAAGAGGAACTGCGTCTAGGTCTAAGAAAGCAACCTGAGCTGGCTGCTTGGAGAGAATTGCCTACAGTGGGTAAAGAAGGAGATTTGGACCGAAGGCCTGTGCGGAAAGAATTACTCAAAAGGGAGCACAGAAAAGTCAAACAAGAAAAACTAATTTCAGCATTCAGCCCCAGAGAAGGACAGGAGTCTGCCAGTGTTTCTGTAGGGATTGGCTTGCGGCCCAGCATAGAAGCACAGTCCAGATTAAGTGAGCAATCTGAAGAACCAGTGGAAATTCTAGAAATTGGATTGAAAAAACTGAATACAGCAAAGCCTCCGAATAAGGGAGTTGTGCCGCCATTGCCCCCACACCTTGACGAGATGCCAGGGGAAGGAGAGAttaaaagagaggaacggaagaGAAAGTACAGTGGTACCTCTGAGGACATAAATGATCACAAGTCCACCCATGAAAAATTACAGACCATTGATGCAGATGAAAAAGTTGGGATTGATATTGATTACACTCAAAGTTATAGGAAACAGATGGAACAGAACCGCAGGCTTAAACAGCAACAGGAAATGGAGATGGCAAAATCAGAAAAATATAACAGCCCCAGGAAAGAAAATGCAGATGAATTTGAGAGAAGAAGTTTGGTCCATGAAGTAGGGAAGCCACCTCAAGATGTCACAGATGACTCTCCTCCAGTTAAACGGAGAAAAACTGATCAGTTTGACTTTGAGATTAGCATGAAACGAGAAAGAAATTACAGGAGTTCTCGCCAGCTGAGTGAAGATTCCGAGAAGACTGTCCTTTCCCCTGGTTTTCGACATATTCTGTCATATCAGGATGAGGATGATAATAATGACTCCCCACATCAGACATTGCTACCAAAAGAACCTAAAGATTCTCCAAAACTAGACTCCACCTTTCAGGTTCCTGTTAGAGAAGAGCCTTTAAAATGCAATGCTTATGAGCCAAATAAGCGAGAACAAATACTGGACTTGGCGAGATTTAAAATAACGTCTCAGAGCTCAGAAGAAGAGACACCTCGTTGGGAAACGCGTCTAAAACTAGATGCAAGTAGGCCTGATGTTAGCTTTCCCAGTAGCATTATAAAGCGAGATGGCATTCGCAAGCGTTCTGTGCGTGAGCTGGAACCGGGTGAGGTACCATCTGATTCGGATGAGGATAATGAACACAAATCTCATTCACCTAAAGCTTCAACATCTTTTGAAAGTTCTAGATTACCTTTATTCCTACGAAATAGGGAAGATAGGCTATCAGATTTAAAGCTGTCTAGCTCGCTAGAAAGGAATAAATTCTACTCATTTGCACTTGACAAGACAATTACCCCTGACACCAAGGCTTTGCTTGAAAGGGCAAAGTCTCTTTCTTCATCCCGAGAAGAAAATTGGTCATTCCTAGATCGGGATTCTAGGTTTGCCAGCTTTAGGAAAGACAAAGATAAGGAAAAGGTTGAATCAGCACCAAGGCCAATCCCTTCTTGGTacatgaagaagaaaaaaattagAACAGATTCTGAAGGCAAAATAGATGAAAAGAAAGAAGACCATAAGGAAGATGAACAGGAGAGACAGGAACTATTTGCTTCCCGTTTCTTGCATAGCTCAATTTTTGAACAGGACTCAAAGCGCCTACAGCACCTTGAAAGGAAGGAAGATGACCTGGATGTAATTTCTGGTAGATTATTTGGAAGGCAGGGATCTGTAGATGGTTCCAGTAATACCCTAGATTTCATACAGGAACCTGTGGTCTTGTTTCACAGTCGGTTCATTGAGTTGACACGAATGCAACAGAAGGAAAAGGAAAAGGATCAGAAACCAAAGGAACTTGAGCGACGAGAAATTGAGAAAGAAGTTCAACCTAAAACACCAGAGCCTGTATCTGAATTGAAAGAATCAGATTTGAAGAATACGTTGCCTCTTTTGAGGACTAtagtcccaccaccaccaccacctattACAAATTTCCAAGCAGTGCTTCCTGAACAGCAAGAAACAGTTCAGAATAAAACAGCAAATGATGCATTGGTGGTAGAAAGTGTCATTTTCAGCTCAGGGGAGAATCGTACAGAATCTGCCCCTGTGGCTGATGCACCAAAATCTGTTATTGTTAATGTGAGCCCCTGTGAAGAAATGGAACCTGTTGCAAACAAGCAGTtagatgcaaatgttacttcagATCTAGTGGCTACTGAGCAGGAGCCAATGGTTAGAGAACATCCCTCTTATTTGGATACCAAACCACCAACTCCAGGGGGAGCTGATCTACAAGAAATTTGCACAAATGCAGAACCTGAAGTATTAGAGATCAATGCAAACTCCTCCAAACCTATTCCAAAAGAGGTGGTACCAGAGGAGCACAAAGATGAAAAGAGCCCTCCTATTAGTGCTGAACTGGATATCAACCAGAAAGAAGAGCACTCAGAGATCCATCCACAGATTTCTGACAATGAAATAGATACCGAACCTTCTGTAGTTTTAAAAGAGAAAAGGACTTCCAAAAGTAAAAGAACAAAGACTCCACTTCAAGCCATCACAACCATTATTGAAAAGCCAGTCACAAGAAAAAGTGAGAGGATAGACCGTGAAAAGCTTAAACGGTCATCATCACCTCGTGGTGATGTTCAGAAActtcaggagcagaaattagatgTAGAAAAGGTCTCCAAAAACACAGCAAAGTCTCCAAGTTCTGCCCCTGAGTCAGAAACTTCTGAGCCAAGTCTTCCTTTAGGTAGAACAAGACGCAGAAATGTGCGGTCAGTTTATGCTACTGTTGATGATGGCCCATCCCTAATAAAAGACTCAACAGATACATTGCGTTCAACCAGAAAAAGGGCCGAAAAAGAAATTCAGGAATCGCCAAATGTACAAACTCCTCCACGACGGGGAAGACCTCCAAAATCCCGTCGTAGACCTGGTGAAGAGGTACCATGCTTTAAACCTGATCAGGTGAAACAAGAGGTTGAGGAAACAGAAACTAAAGACAGCACTGAAAGCACAAAACCTGTTGAAGGATGGAAATCACCTCGATCACAGAAAGCTGCACCAAGTCATTCATCAGCTGCTCCAAGCAGCCACATAGGAAAAAAAGGAGTAAAAACAGAACCAAGAACAGCTGAGGTTTGTGCTGAACGTACAGATGATGTTGCAGAGCCCTTAGTTGAGCAAAGTTCAACAAGTGAGAATATCATCAAAACCTTGCCTGAGGGAAATGAGATAGTAAATGACCAAAAACCTGACAAAAATGATGGTACATTAGAGAAGTGTCCTTCGACTAACAGTCCAGGTGAGATGGTAGAGAAAAGATCTTTAGAGAAAGGATCAAAGTCAAAGTGTGGCAGAGGGAGGAATGCAAAGGCTAGTGAAGAAAAAATGTGTCTACGAAATTTGGAAATAAgacttagctctgaagaagtaaAAGGTGTTCTTCAGTCAAATGATGGAGAGGTGACTGGGACAACAAAGAAAGACCCTTTGAAAAATGAAAGTCAGTCACCCAAGCTCATTAAAGAAGAAGCAAGAGATCCATTTTCAGAACCTCCCAAATCACCAGAAAAAGAAATAGCAAAACTTGAATGTTCGCCAGAAGCTGTACAACGTGCTAAGCAGATAGAACTTGAAAGAGCAGTAGAGAACATTGCTAAATTAACAGAAATCCCAACAGTGCATCCTTACAAAGAGACTACAGACGAGCCAGAGGTTAGGCCAGAGGAGGAAGTTGAAAAGCCTGCCCATCAGGCTAGTGAAACTGAGCTTGCAGCAGCCATTGACTCCATTATTGCAGATGAATCAGCAGAACCAGATAGCTTCCCATCAGCTCCAAgataccctgctgaacaaactgAGGCAGGTATCTCTGAAGATCAAATAGTCCTTCCTACACCCCCAGACACTTTGCAGCCCGAAACTGATCAGGCAATTGTGAATATCTTGGAGCCCACTACAGATGTTGGTGCCTCAGGCCGCGTGTTGGCAAAGACTCCATCCTCAAACCGCTTGGTATCAAAGATCCCAGCTTCGGGTCGTTCGGTTTCTAAAGCCCCAGTTTCGGGCCGCTCAATTTCTAAATCTCCTGCTTCAGCAGAGAGTATGGTTACAGAAGGTCCCTCTTCAGTAGAAAGCGTGGTTTCTGAAGTTGCCTCCTCAGCAGACATAACTTCTAAAGCTCCTACCTCAGCAAACAATGTAGTTTCTGAAACTTCGACACCAGTAGATTCCACCTCAACAGACAGTGTGATATCTAAAGTTCCAGTCCCATTGGAGAGCATGATTTCTAAAGTTCCTGTCTCAACGGAAAGTGTGATATCTAAAGCCCCTGTGTCCATTGAGAGTGTGATATCTAAAGCTCCTGTCTCAGTGGAGAGTGTGATATCTAAAGCTCCTGTCTCAGCTGAGAGTGTGATTTCTAAAGTTCCAATCCCAACAGAGAGTATAGTCTCTGAAACTCCCATCTCAACAGGCGGCGATGTTTCCCCAGCTCTGTCCTCAGACAGTTTGGTTTCTAAAGCTCTAGCTgtggacagtcagtcagcagttTCAATCAGTTCAGTTTCCAGGTCTGCTTTATTGACTACAGTGGCTGAGGCgaaggatgctgatgtgtgtCTTCAACAGCCTGGAAATATCTCCCAGAAAACAGAGAGCCTTCCATTGCCAGAACCTACTGAAGTCCTGCGGACCCCAGGTCGTAGAGGCCGTTCAAAACCTAGAATTACAAGGCGTAATAGGCGAGGGAGCACTAGCAGAAGGGGGGAACTAGCAGATGGCAACAGCTCTGAGCCTGAACCAGTGCCTGTTTCTACTGACCTAAAACAAAACAGTGTTACAGCAGAAACCATTTTAGAAAAATGTACAAAAAAATCAGTGGTGGAACCTCTTTGTGTTTCCAAGAATGATACAGACAACTTGACTAGATTAGAAGAGGGTAAACCAGGTGGCATGAAAACCTCTGAATCAGATAAGGATTCAACAACTGAAGCTATTTCACCACAGGATTCACTGCATTCTTCAGCATGTAATGAAGGTAATAAAAGTCCTTCATATTTTAAACTAAAGCAACACTCGGGTGAGTATCCACCTGAAGCTCAACCAAAACAAAGCATGTCAAGAGTAGCTATTAATACTTTCCCTACCACCACTACTGCAAAAATTTCAGTAACTCCTGCACCTGTCTTGGGAAGTACACATATTAGTCCTGGGGCTGTGCCAGATTGGATGTCAAGGCATGAGGCATCTCGTGCTTGTTCTACACCccctcctgctgctcctcccccAGATACCAAAGCTTCTGACCTTGACACCAACTCCAGTACATTGAGGAAAATTCTCATGGAGCCAAAATATGTGTCAGCTACAGGTGTTCCTACCACATTTGTTACTACAGCTATAAATGAACCACTGACTTCAGTTCGGACAGAAGAAGCCTTCCCTTCAGGTGAAGTTAACAAACTGGTCTTGGATGAGAAGCCTGTAGTTCCACCTAGCAGTACTGGAGGGCAACAAATGGCAGAGATGCCAACGTttaatgagaaagaaaaacatgTAAGTTCTTTGATCTTGCCCAAAGTCACTTCTGTCATAAGCAGAATGCCACCAAGTGCAGACCAAGAGGAAATTACAAAAGTGACAACAAACAGCCGAGGCCCTGCCAACCTTCCATCTCAATCACCTAGTCTCCCAACTGTGTCACTGACCAAACAGAAATATAGATCAAACTTGACTGAAAATAGCAGGTACAAGCTTGGGACAGTGGCATTCATTGGAGATGAGTCTCGGCCGGTGGATAATATCACATTAAACCAGGGATCAAGTCCACGTCTGAGAGTAAATACCTCTGAAGGGGTTGTGGTATTGAGTTACTCAGGCCAGAAAACGGAAGGTCCGCAAAGAATAACTGCTCCAATCAGCCAGATTCCACCTGCCAGTGCGGTAGATATAGAATTTCAACAATCTGTGTCCAAGTCACAAGCCAAACCAGAGCCAGTTTCACAATCGCAACCTGTGACAAAGGGTTCACAAACTCCATCAGgttacagcaatgtgattggaACTCATTCCTCAAGCATACTTGCAGGACATGGTGGTTCTCAGCCttacaacacatcacctgtgaTTTCAAGCGTTAAACAGGAACATCAAATCCTTGAAAAATCTGAATCTGCTATCCATTCTGGTACACTAGCTGCCTCTCAGCCAGGAGCAGTTAAGATTGTCTACAATCTTCTGCCAAACATAGTATCTACTAACAAAAAAGGTGGCGAGCCTGTCGTTCCCAAAATTGAAGCTGTTAAAGTAACACAACAGTCAACCCTGAGCCCAGGAATCAGCCCTCACCATGCTGCTATGCCAAGTAAGATGCAATCAGACACTAACCACATCAGTTCGGGGCGTGGTACCCCAACAGAGCGAGGTTTGCCTTTGCCAGTTTCCATTAAACAGGAACCCCATTCTCCACGCACATCCGTTCATTCTCCTTCCCCATTTCCCAAAGTATGCCAGCCAAGTAGCACCTCAACTGCTTCCCAGTCAATGAATGCTAACATGGTTTTGAATGCTGGTCTCACTATGACACAGTTTGTGCCCAATGTCCATTTGCCAGAGCAGTCAGTAATTATGCCTCCTCACAGTGTGACGCAGACTCAGGTGGTCTCCTTAGGGCATCTTTCTCAGGGTGAAGTAAGAATGAATGCTCCTTCAGTACCGGGTATTCCATATGGCATAAGGCCTGATACTCACCATCCCTCCCCTAGAGCTGTGCTGCAACCTCAGATGGAACTTCGTTCACAACGATCAAACACACCGCAGTCAACGGTTATCAGAGACTTGTGTATGCCTCAGATATCCAATCAGCATCAACCTGATGAAGATATACTCCATTATCATGGACTTAGAAGAGGATCTGGTCCCTTACAGCCTGATGTCCTTGTAATGCAGCCAGACTACAGAATCCACCCTGGAGGTTTGCGACTGGACCAATACAACGTGCCCCAGGAGATGCTGCTGCGTGACGTTCGGATGATGTACCCACCTATGACAGCTGTAGGTGATGTCCACAATGAGGGCAGACAAGCCAGGACCCCTGACGGATCTGTTAAAACTCCTCCTGCTAGTAAAACCCCTCAGCCTGCAAAAGAAGCCCCTAAAACATCCGAAGTGAAAATGGCAAAATCACCTCATAGTGAAGCTCGACTGATCAATGTCCCCCCTGGAATGCCCATGTCTCAGTCTGTAATGGTCTCCCATGGTGTTCAACTCGTGCACCAAGTCCCTAGTTCTTTCCATGACTATCCACGTGTGTATCAAGAACTGCGGAACTTCCACCCTTCTCACCTTGGTCATCCACAGTTTGGAGGAATAAATCTACCATCACGCAGCATGACTCCTCAG GGTATTTCAGAAGGGGAACATGTACACCCTGGCCAGAGAAGTaaaactccacaaatatcccaggATACCAAGGGATCTGCAGCTCCTGAGCATCCTCATCATGTATCTATCACCAGACTACCAGGGCAGATGGAACTGCACTCACCTCATCTGCAGCATCTACAGAGGGAGAGGGTACAACCAGAAGCTAATCCAACTTCTTATCCTTCTCCAACTGGAGTGTCCATGCCAATCAAACATGAACTATCCTCACCACACCAGCCCCCAACTCCAAAACAACCATCTTTTATCTCCACACAATCCTCAACACCAGGAGCAGCCCCACCACCTGTGATGTCCAGGCCGGATCCTCAAACCACTGGAAAGCAGGAACCACAGCCACCGTCAGGTTCACAGAGACCTGTGGACATGGTGCAGCTTCTAACA AAGTACCCAATTGTATGGCAGGGGTTGCTAGCTCTGAAGAATGACACAGCAGCAGTGCAGCTACATTTTGTGTCTGGCAACAATGTGCTAGCCCATCGGTCACTTCCAGCACCTGAGGGCGGGCCTCCTCTCAGAATTGCTCAGCGCATGCGGTTGGAGGCAACGCAGCTGGAAGGTGTAGCACGCAGAATGACG GTGGAAACTGATTACTGCTTATTGTTGGCTTTACCATGTGGTCGTGATCAGGAAGATGTAGTGAGTCAAACAGAGTCATTGAAGGCTGGTTTTATTAGCTATCTACAACTCAAACAAGCTGCTGGAATCATCAATGTTCCAAATCCTGGCTCAAATCAG CCTGCTTATGTTCTTCAGATATTCCCACCCTGTGAATTCTCTGAAAGTCATTTGTCTCGTCTAGCCCCAGATTTGCTCGCCAGCATCTCCAACATCTCCCCTCATCTAATGATCGTCATTGCTTCAGTGTGA